The following are encoded in a window of Actinomyces oris genomic DNA:
- a CDS encoding Ig-like domain-containing protein — MTTSRNDFETPDTPSSSIDSAAATSGAGDGGSNRSDSRTAQTEASAADRPGLLARAAGALRPRRRSRDSRSDDVQDVGSGLTSGTTTSRLAATFRIPQSRAQRVRLRKRLSTLAAVVCVTALGTAAWLHEGVAQADLHLNDGGVWVTSTSKHLVARLNYPSREVDGAIRTSSSSFDVTQNAEDILVPDSGDASVSSVDPSQVAFSGRTQLTKGVTIAQGGDRVMAVDKVQGTIRAAKAKEAGSLAAAAPVVTGMPDVVAAIGKDGAIHAVSATSKSLVSLETSDKGWKEATNTSLKLTAGTDLAITAVGDQPVVLERGTGILHLPEGKSVSLGTSGLVLQQPGPEADSVLVASRNELISVPMDGGKVTRTPSAKEGSAPEGVPAQPVRLGKCVYAAWSGSGQFVRSCSGLFGGGTDTAHDDKLASSSAPIFRVNRDAIVLNDLDTGSVWLPNEDLVLIDDWTDKTAQTDDNADQKDDSANTSDSQTPPERTEENHPPKAADDSFGVRPGRSALLPVLANDSDPDGDVLTATPQDNGGSLKATKAQGGLALRMDIPDNASGSFSVPYTADDGRGMSDSAVATVDVHGWDVNGAPKQITTPTLTVAEKASGSLDVLGHWLDPDGDDLYLVSAQGEGLDTKVSNEGTVTVRELGAGTGTRDLTVTVSDGRETTSGVVKVDVQPAQSAKPIANADHVRVVAGSKTVVSPLDNDTSPSGGTLRLAAVQEAPAGTSISIDQQAGVFTFSTEANAQAQTYYLTYDVMDGANTAQGIVRVDVTPKADASVPPEVENDTALLRNGGSTTIAPLTNDFDPSGGILVLQSVKTPPDSGVTVTVVDHSLLQISAASTVPANLTAEYTVTNGTSSATGKVSIVPVTQSQPQPPVVTNDTAVVRAGDVVTVPVLDNDSSPAGLNLSVDSQVSLVGDELGTAWVSENTVRFRAGNQPGRTSYAYTAKDDQGQTASGILTVEVRAQDAEHNSAPSPRNLEARTLAGSATNITVPLDGIDPDGDSVSLVGLNQAPSLGSVEINSSWLTYTPSEGATGTDTFTYVVEDRFGAQATGTVRVGVAQASPLNVAPVATDDLVVAKPGRTVAVDVLSNDLDTDGDSLSLEGDPVSSDPSLGVSTRAGRLVLDLPEKEGNHSVTYTVSDGRGGTDTGTVTVQVSNNAPLANPVGVDDYVTVDQVDANGKVTVPVLDNDKDTDGSPWDLKLSSSDPDVEVGKDSLSLTVGETQRLVLYTITDADGLTGHAVVVVPARSALRPRINPSAVPARVLADKTTDISLSSYILTREGTKPVISDTSSIHMAKGTKDAKVASGGSTLSFTPDSGFTGQTSVTFTVADGTGSDALSSTLTLPIIVESSTNRPPTFTPTEVTVAPGEGAVTANLAAMATDPDPSDKLSFQAGPAPAGFEISLSGSTLSVKASDKTAEGTTGSIPITVSDGVNPPVSASLPVRVSASNKPRMTTAPINLESRNGEAVSTDVSKAVSNPFPDKPITLSGTPTITSGQGSISASGTTVTITPNSGFHGTITAQYKVLDSTGSESRAVTGTITVQVGGVAPAAPSGVSVAPVGADSARVSWADGSANGSPITGYKVSVNGTEQSCSTSNCLISGLTPGQSYSIQVVATNKYGDSEAATVSYQHNATAKTPAAPTLTAGSGKVTATWTEVDDPFGGTTTYDVRLSDGSVQTGVSGSSASFDVAPGRAYTAQVRSRSSQGTVSEWSSPSNSVTPYGEPGTPGTPVITPNGDTVTIGWQAANGNGSPVSYTLHYSNGHTSDSKNVGGATSTTVSVSRGTWTFWVEADNGHGTKTSGQASYAYKPTPLTPSTPAVKATGNSGELSVSASPRAGNGWSVGELTVEYSVDQVTWTSSSTIRGLTDGHAYTVYARTNGGGQYSDVVASSPVAPYGPPSAPSVSCELTGKKQKKVSCSWNPGANSGAGAEYEQTDDGGKSVENVEIGDTYDGKLKRGESLTWCVRARTNAGTSEWGCDTVTRPSKHDNDDDDDDADKKQAYPVGTEQQFYVDYTQRCHPFGPWGTCYQMVFDISGNPNSTVSCGYWYWDTWNWQPAWNEEEIALDKNGYARHTFPHRTPNWDQTITCTQQ; from the coding sequence GTGACCACTTCACGCAACGACTTCGAGACGCCCGACACCCCGTCGAGCAGTATCGACTCCGCCGCAGCCACCTCCGGTGCCGGTGACGGCGGAAGCAACCGATCCGACTCCCGCACCGCTCAGACCGAAGCGTCCGCCGCGGACCGTCCCGGTCTGCTCGCCCGCGCCGCCGGCGCCCTGCGCCCCCGGCGACGGAGCCGGGACTCCCGATCCGACGACGTTCAGGACGTCGGCTCGGGCCTGACCTCCGGCACCACCACCTCCCGACTGGCCGCGACCTTCCGCATCCCCCAGTCGCGCGCCCAGCGCGTGCGACTGCGCAAGCGCCTGTCGACGCTGGCCGCCGTCGTATGCGTCACCGCCCTGGGAACGGCCGCCTGGCTCCACGAGGGCGTGGCCCAGGCCGACCTGCACCTCAACGACGGCGGCGTATGGGTCACCTCCACCTCCAAGCACCTGGTGGCCCGCCTCAACTACCCCTCCCGCGAGGTCGACGGCGCGATCCGCACCTCCTCATCCTCCTTCGACGTCACCCAGAACGCCGAGGACATCCTGGTCCCCGACTCCGGCGACGCCTCCGTCTCCTCGGTCGATCCCTCCCAGGTCGCCTTCTCCGGGCGCACCCAGCTCACCAAGGGCGTGACCATCGCCCAGGGCGGGGACCGGGTCATGGCAGTCGACAAGGTTCAGGGCACCATCCGCGCCGCCAAGGCCAAGGAGGCCGGCTCGCTGGCCGCGGCCGCCCCCGTGGTGACCGGCATGCCCGACGTCGTGGCCGCCATCGGCAAGGACGGTGCCATCCACGCCGTCTCAGCCACCAGCAAGTCGCTGGTCTCCCTGGAGACCAGCGACAAGGGCTGGAAGGAGGCCACGAACACCTCCCTGAAGCTGACCGCCGGGACCGATCTGGCCATCACCGCCGTCGGCGACCAGCCCGTGGTCCTGGAGCGCGGCACCGGCATCCTCCACCTGCCCGAGGGCAAGTCCGTCAGCCTGGGGACCTCCGGCCTGGTGCTCCAGCAGCCCGGCCCCGAGGCGGACTCGGTCCTGGTTGCCTCCCGCAACGAGCTCATCTCCGTCCCCATGGACGGGGGCAAGGTCACCAGAACGCCGTCGGCCAAGGAGGGCTCTGCCCCGGAGGGCGTGCCCGCCCAGCCGGTGCGCCTGGGCAAGTGCGTCTACGCGGCCTGGTCCGGCTCGGGCCAGTTCGTGCGCAGCTGCTCGGGACTGTTCGGCGGCGGCACCGACACCGCCCACGACGACAAGCTCGCCTCCTCCTCCGCCCCGATCTTCCGGGTCAACCGCGACGCCATCGTGCTCAACGACCTGGACACGGGCTCGGTGTGGCTACCCAACGAGGACCTCGTCCTCATCGACGACTGGACGGACAAGACCGCCCAGACCGACGACAACGCCGATCAGAAGGACGACTCGGCCAACACCTCGGACTCCCAGACCCCGCCGGAGCGCACCGAGGAGAACCATCCCCCCAAGGCGGCCGACGACAGCTTCGGCGTGCGCCCGGGCCGCTCCGCGCTCCTGCCGGTGCTGGCCAACGACTCCGATCCCGACGGTGACGTCCTCACCGCCACTCCCCAGGACAACGGCGGGTCGCTCAAGGCCACCAAGGCCCAGGGCGGACTGGCTCTGCGGATGGACATCCCGGACAACGCCTCCGGCAGCTTCTCCGTGCCCTACACGGCCGACGACGGCCGCGGGATGAGCGACTCCGCCGTCGCCACCGTTGACGTCCACGGCTGGGACGTCAACGGCGCCCCGAAGCAGATCACCACCCCCACCCTCACCGTCGCCGAGAAGGCCTCCGGCTCCCTGGACGTGCTGGGCCACTGGCTGGACCCCGACGGGGACGACCTCTACCTGGTCTCCGCCCAGGGCGAGGGCCTGGACACCAAGGTCTCCAACGAGGGCACCGTCACGGTGCGCGAGCTGGGCGCCGGCACCGGCACCCGCGACCTGACCGTCACCGTCTCCGACGGCCGGGAGACCACCTCCGGCGTGGTCAAGGTCGACGTGCAGCCGGCCCAGTCGGCCAAGCCGATCGCCAACGCCGACCACGTGCGCGTCGTCGCCGGCTCCAAGACCGTCGTCTCGCCCCTGGACAACGACACCTCCCCCTCCGGGGGGACCCTGCGCCTGGCCGCGGTGCAGGAGGCCCCGGCCGGAACCTCGATCAGCATCGACCAGCAGGCCGGTGTCTTCACCTTCTCCACTGAGGCCAACGCCCAGGCCCAGACCTACTACCTCACCTACGACGTCATGGACGGGGCCAACACGGCCCAGGGCATCGTGCGCGTGGACGTCACGCCCAAGGCCGACGCCAGCGTGCCTCCCGAGGTCGAGAACGACACCGCCCTGCTGCGCAACGGCGGCTCGACGACCATCGCCCCGCTCACCAACGACTTCGACCCCTCCGGGGGGATCCTGGTCCTGCAGTCGGTCAAGACCCCGCCGGACTCCGGGGTCACCGTCACGGTCGTGGACCACTCCCTGCTGCAGATCAGCGCGGCCAGCACCGTCCCGGCCAACCTGACGGCGGAGTACACGGTCACCAACGGCACCTCCAGCGCCACCGGGAAGGTGTCCATCGTCCCGGTGACCCAGTCCCAGCCCCAGCCACCGGTGGTCACCAATGACACCGCCGTCGTGCGAGCCGGCGACGTCGTCACCGTGCCGGTTCTAGACAACGACTCCTCCCCCGCCGGTCTCAACCTGTCGGTGGACTCCCAGGTGAGCCTGGTGGGCGACGAGCTGGGCACCGCCTGGGTCAGCGAGAACACCGTCCGCTTCCGCGCCGGCAACCAGCCTGGCCGCACCTCCTACGCCTACACGGCCAAGGACGACCAGGGCCAGACCGCCTCGGGCATTCTCACCGTAGAGGTGCGCGCCCAGGACGCCGAGCACAACTCCGCGCCCTCACCGCGCAACCTGGAGGCCCGCACCCTGGCCGGCTCGGCCACGAACATCACCGTGCCGCTGGACGGCATCGATCCCGACGGCGACTCGGTGAGCCTCGTGGGCCTCAACCAGGCCCCCTCCTTGGGCTCGGTGGAGATCAACTCCTCGTGGCTGACCTACACGCCCTCCGAGGGGGCCACCGGCACCGACACCTTCACCTACGTCGTCGAGGACCGCTTCGGGGCCCAGGCCACCGGTACGGTCCGGGTGGGCGTCGCCCAGGCCTCGCCCCTCAACGTGGCCCCGGTGGCCACCGACGACCTGGTCGTGGCCAAGCCCGGACGCACCGTGGCCGTGGACGTGCTGTCCAACGACCTGGACACTGACGGCGACAGCCTGTCCCTGGAGGGCGACCCGGTCTCCTCCGACCCCTCCCTGGGCGTGTCCACCCGCGCCGGCCGCCTGGTGCTCGACCTGCCGGAGAAGGAGGGCAACCACTCGGTCACCTACACCGTCTCCGACGGACGCGGCGGCACCGACACCGGCACCGTCACCGTCCAGGTCTCGAACAACGCACCCCTGGCCAACCCGGTGGGCGTGGACGACTACGTCACCGTCGACCAGGTCGACGCCAATGGCAAGGTCACCGTCCCGGTCCTGGACAACGACAAGGACACCGACGGCTCGCCGTGGGACCTCAAGCTGTCCTCCTCCGACCCCGACGTCGAGGTGGGCAAGGACTCCCTGAGCCTCACGGTGGGCGAGACCCAGCGGCTCGTGCTCTACACGATCACCGACGCCGACGGGCTGACCGGCCACGCCGTCGTCGTGGTGCCGGCCCGCTCGGCCCTGCGGCCCCGCATCAACCCCTCGGCCGTGCCCGCCCGGGTGCTGGCGGACAAGACCACCGACATCAGCCTGTCCTCCTACATCCTCACCCGAGAGGGCACCAAGCCCGTCATCTCGGACACCTCCTCCATCCACATGGCCAAGGGCACCAAGGACGCCAAGGTCGCCTCGGGCGGGTCCACGCTGTCCTTCACCCCCGACTCGGGCTTCACCGGGCAGACCTCGGTGACCTTCACCGTGGCCGACGGCACCGGTTCGGACGCCCTGAGCTCGACGCTCACGCTGCCGATCATCGTGGAGTCCTCGACGAACCGGCCGCCGACCTTCACCCCCACCGAGGTAACGGTGGCCCCCGGCGAGGGGGCCGTGACGGCCAATCTGGCAGCCATGGCCACCGACCCCGACCCGAGTGACAAGCTCTCCTTCCAGGCCGGTCCCGCCCCCGCGGGATTCGAGATCTCCCTGAGCGGCTCGACGCTGTCGGTCAAGGCCTCCGACAAGACCGCCGAGGGCACCACGGGCTCCATCCCGATCACGGTCTCCGACGGCGTCAACCCGCCGGTGAGCGCCTCCCTGCCTGTGCGGGTCAGCGCCTCCAACAAGCCCCGCATGACCACCGCCCCGATCAACCTGGAGTCCCGCAACGGCGAGGCGGTCAGCACCGACGTGTCCAAGGCGGTGAGCAACCCCTTCCCGGACAAGCCGATCACCCTGTCCGGCACCCCGACGATCACCTCCGGCCAGGGCTCGATCAGCGCCTCGGGAACCACCGTGACGATCACCCCCAACAGCGGGTTCCACGGCACCATCACCGCGCAGTACAAGGTGCTGGACTCCACCGGCTCGGAGTCCCGGGCCGTCACCGGCACCATCACCGTGCAGGTCGGTGGGGTGGCCCCCGCCGCCCCCTCCGGGGTGAGCGTGGCCCCCGTGGGCGCCGACTCGGCACGCGTGTCCTGGGCCGACGGCTCCGCCAACGGCTCCCCCATCACCGGCTACAAGGTCAGTGTCAACGGCACCGAGCAGTCCTGCTCGACCTCGAACTGCCTCATCAGCGGCCTGACGCCCGGTCAGAGCTACAGCATCCAGGTCGTGGCCACCAACAAGTACGGCGACTCCGAGGCCGCGACGGTGTCCTACCAGCACAACGCCACCGCTAAGACCCCGGCTGCGCCAACACTGACAGCCGGCTCGGGCAAGGTCACCGCCACCTGGACCGAGGTGGACGACCCCTTCGGGGGCACGACGACCTATGACGTGCGCCTGTCGGACGGCAGCGTGCAGACGGGCGTCTCCGGGAGCTCGGCCTCCTTCGACGTCGCCCCGGGACGCGCCTACACCGCTCAGGTGCGCTCCAGGTCCAGCCAGGGGACGGTCTCGGAGTGGTCCTCCCCGTCCAACTCGGTGACGCCCTACGGCGAGCCCGGCACCCCCGGGACTCCCGTCATCACCCCCAACGGGGACACGGTCACCATCGGCTGGCAAGCCGCTAACGGCAACGGCAGCCCCGTGAGCTACACGCTGCACTACTCCAACGGGCACACCAGCGACTCCAAGAACGTGGGAGGAGCCACCTCCACCACGGTCTCGGTCTCGCGCGGGACCTGGACCTTCTGGGTCGAGGCCGACAACGGTCACGGCACCAAGACCTCGGGCCAGGCCAGCTACGCCTACAAGCCGACCCCGCTAACGCCGTCGACCCCGGCCGTCAAGGCCACCGGCAACAGCGGCGAGCTGTCCGTGAGTGCCTCACCCCGCGCCGGCAACGGCTGGAGCGTGGGCGAGCTGACGGTGGAGTACTCCGTCGATCAGGTCACCTGGACCAGCTCCTCGACCATCCGGGGACTGACTGACGGGCATGCCTACACCGTCTACGCCCGCACCAACGGCGGCGGCCAGTACTCCGACGTCGTCGCCTCCTCGCCGGTGGCGCCCTACGGCCCGCCGTCGGCTCCCTCGGTCAGCTGTGAGCTCACCGGCAAGAAGCAGAAGAAGGTCTCCTGCTCCTGGAACCCCGGGGCCAACAGCGGCGCCGGCGCCGAGTACGAGCAGACCGACGACGGCGGCAAGTCCGTGGAGAACGTCGAGATCGGTGACACCTATGACGGCAAGCTCAAGCGCGGTGAGTCGCTCACCTGGTGCGTGCGGGCCCGGACCAACGCCGGTACCTCCGAGTGGGGCTGCGACACCGTCACCCGGCCGTCCAAGCACGACAACGATGACGACGATGATGACGCTGACAAGAAGCAGGCCTACCCGGTCGGCACTGAGCAGCAGTTCTACGTGGACTACACGCAGAGGTGCCACCCCTTCGGCCCCTGGGGCACCTGCTACCAGATGGTCTTCGACATCTCCGGAAACCCCAACAGCACCGTGTCCTGCGGCTACTGGTACTGGGACACCTGGAACTGGCAGCCTGCCTGGAACGAGGAGGAGATCGCTCTCGACAAGAACGGCTACGCCCGACACACGTTCCCGCACAGGACGCCGAACTGGGACCAGACCATCACCTGCACCCAGCAATAA
- a CDS encoding adenylyltransferase/cytidyltransferase family protein, with protein MITGYVPGGFDMLHVGHLNILTEAAKRCDHLIAGVATDESLERMKGRSPIVPLAERMAMVAALRMVDSVVPDYDQDKRLAWKRSPFDVLFKGTDWKGTDKGRRLEAEMAEVGASVIYLPYTPTTSSTMLRRTLVQEVASRSPQEAQ; from the coding sequence ATGATCACCGGCTACGTCCCCGGCGGCTTCGACATGCTGCACGTGGGGCACCTCAACATCCTCACCGAGGCGGCCAAGCGCTGCGACCACCTCATCGCGGGGGTCGCCACCGACGAGTCGCTGGAGCGGATGAAGGGGCGCAGCCCCATCGTGCCCCTGGCCGAGCGCATGGCCATGGTGGCCGCCCTGCGCATGGTGGACTCCGTGGTCCCCGACTACGACCAGGACAAGCGCCTGGCCTGGAAGCGCTCCCCCTTCGACGTGCTGTTCAAGGGCACGGACTGGAAGGGGACCGACAAGGGCCGCCGTCTGGAGGCCGAGATGGCCGAGGTCGGGGCCTCGGTGATCTATCTGCCCTACACACCCACCACCTCCTCGACGATGCTGCGACGCACCCTCGTCCAGGAGGTCGCATCCCGTAGTCCTCAAGAGGCCCAGTGA
- a CDS encoding sugar transferase codes for MSSSTLTLPQREQHRRPSTAAAADATSPTAPRSPWARTRHDLVIWLVLSDLFAVAVPFWLGLLGGHLPLVWSATTVGITMVLIAWFLGALGIDTVEQAGPGTGRFVAAAAVSLPVALLLADLSGVARTTLLATLAVQLLLAVTGRSIEAGWLRRRRLEGHALRRTLIVMGSGSQPMLTQLRRHPMDGFLIVGYLSSGQDRAFHSAEPVRSPQHIAQTLHAERIDAVMTVGSVIPEDLVTLMRGLEGTQVRLVVAPGLQDVVPGRMRALTVTNGWTGLIAVKTRRTRAAGKALFDRLAGAFGLALISPLLAATALAIRLDSPGPVFYTQTRVGQDGKPFTMWKFRSMYIDSDARRASVVKAGGDAGNEVMFKDRQDPRITRVGRWIRRLSIDELPQLINVVRGDMSLVGPRPALPVEVAKYDAEALRRLLVKPGLTGLWQISGRSDLSWASTVALDRHYVENRGGALDAKIFAGTLRAVIGGKGAY; via the coding sequence TTGTCTAGTTCGACCCTGACACTGCCCCAGCGCGAGCAGCACCGGCGTCCCTCGACAGCAGCAGCAGCCGACGCCACCTCCCCCACCGCTCCGCGCAGTCCTTGGGCACGCACGCGCCACGACCTCGTCATCTGGCTCGTCCTGTCCGACCTCTTCGCCGTCGCCGTCCCCTTCTGGCTCGGCCTGCTGGGCGGCCACCTGCCACTGGTCTGGTCCGCGACCACCGTGGGCATCACGATGGTGCTCATCGCCTGGTTCCTGGGCGCTCTGGGCATCGACACCGTCGAGCAGGCCGGCCCCGGCACGGGCCGCTTTGTCGCCGCGGCCGCCGTGAGCCTCCCAGTGGCCCTGCTGCTGGCAGACCTGTCCGGAGTCGCCCGGACCACCCTGCTGGCCACTCTGGCGGTTCAGCTCCTCCTGGCCGTCACCGGACGCTCCATCGAGGCCGGCTGGCTGCGCCGCCGCCGTCTCGAGGGGCACGCCCTGCGTCGCACCCTCATCGTTATGGGCTCGGGCTCCCAGCCCATGCTCACCCAGTTACGCCGCCACCCCATGGACGGCTTCCTCATCGTGGGCTACCTGTCCTCCGGGCAGGACCGCGCCTTCCACTCGGCCGAGCCCGTGCGCAGCCCCCAGCACATCGCCCAGACCCTGCACGCCGAGCGCATCGACGCCGTCATGACGGTCGGCTCGGTCATCCCCGAGGATCTGGTCACCCTCATGCGCGGTCTGGAGGGCACCCAGGTGCGCCTCGTCGTCGCCCCCGGGCTGCAGGACGTCGTGCCCGGGCGTATGCGGGCCCTGACCGTGACGAACGGCTGGACCGGTCTCATCGCCGTCAAGACCCGCCGCACGCGTGCCGCGGGCAAGGCCCTGTTCGACCGCCTCGCCGGCGCCTTCGGGCTGGCCCTCATCTCGCCGCTGCTGGCGGCCACCGCACTCGCCATCCGCCTCGACTCCCCCGGTCCGGTCTTCTACACCCAGACCCGCGTCGGCCAGGACGGCAAGCCCTTCACCATGTGGAAGTTCCGCTCCATGTACATCGACTCCGACGCGCGCCGCGCCTCGGTGGTCAAGGCCGGCGGCGACGCCGGCAACGAGGTCATGTTCAAGGACCGTCAGGACCCGCGCATCACCCGCGTGGGCCGCTGGATCCGCCGCCTGTCGATCGACGAGCTCCCCCAGCTCATCAACGTCGTGCGCGGGGACATGAGCCTGGTGGGGCCCCGCCCCGCACTTCCCGTCGAGGTCGCCAAGTACGACGCCGAGGCGCTGCGTCGTCTTCTGGTCAAGCCCGGGCTGACCGGCCTGTGGCAGATCTCCGGACGCTCGGACCTGTCCTGGGCCTCGACCGTGGCCCTGGACCGTCACTACGTGGAGAACCGGGGCGGAGCCCTGGACGCCAAGATCTTCGCCGGAACGCTGCGCGCGGTTATCGGCGGAAAGGGAGCCTACTGA
- a CDS encoding oligosaccharide flippase family protein has product MGVSGVFGLVNTSLIIRHFGADAFAQYGLLATFPTLMPFTDLGIGAVILNTVASSTDPAHDSTVRRTITTAVRVLLGSALVISTVGIVILLLGAWPGLLGGKLMEGGGLTATVCLIIYAAALPLSVGQRVIIGLGRSTTQVISQGIVSPAMSCFLLLAIVTGLGRGNAVSIYSYIANALVSVICIVVAWRATRPLFKGALRDVPRLRSVRGVRIVNTAGPQLLQSLAIPIAFQTDQLLLSHLGQSQALAEYGLANRLFNMLTQTVMAAGVAMWPMFARARADKRVESPFKPAIAFSGGGFLLALVLVAITPWAARVMSGGEVVLPAALVWAFAAYVAVEAGKQPLGMYMTDPRGLQFQVVPVLILVPMNLAISWVLIGPFDAAGPILGSVISVVLCQILPYAWWVRRDVARRRRELAQQ; this is encoded by the coding sequence ATGGGGGTCTCGGGCGTCTTCGGCCTGGTCAACACCAGTCTCATCATTCGACACTTCGGGGCGGACGCCTTCGCCCAGTACGGTCTGCTGGCCACCTTCCCCACCCTCATGCCCTTCACCGACCTGGGCATCGGCGCGGTCATCCTCAACACGGTGGCGAGCTCGACCGACCCGGCCCACGACTCGACCGTGCGGCGCACGATCACCACCGCCGTCCGCGTGCTGCTCGGCTCCGCCCTGGTCATCAGCACCGTCGGCATCGTCATCCTGTTGCTGGGCGCCTGGCCCGGGCTGCTGGGGGGCAAGCTCATGGAGGGCGGCGGACTCACCGCCACCGTCTGTCTCATCATCTACGCCGCGGCTCTGCCGCTGTCCGTGGGGCAGCGGGTCATCATCGGCCTGGGGCGCTCCACCACCCAGGTCATCAGCCAGGGGATCGTCTCCCCGGCCATGTCCTGCTTCCTGCTGCTGGCCATCGTCACCGGCCTGGGCCGCGGCAACGCCGTGTCCATCTACTCCTACATCGCCAACGCCCTGGTCTCGGTCATCTGCATCGTCGTCGCCTGGCGTGCCACCCGCCCCCTGTTCAAGGGTGCCTTGAGGGACGTGCCGCGGCTGCGCAGCGTGCGCGGCGTGCGCATCGTCAACACCGCGGGCCCCCAGCTGTTGCAGTCCCTGGCCATCCCGATCGCCTTCCAGACTGACCAGCTCCTCCTGTCCCACCTGGGGCAGTCCCAGGCCCTGGCCGAGTACGGCCTGGCCAACAGGCTGTTCAACATGCTCACCCAGACCGTCATGGCGGCCGGCGTGGCCATGTGGCCCATGTTCGCCAGAGCCCGGGCTGACAAGCGCGTCGAGAGCCCCTTCAAGCCGGCCATCGCCTTCAGTGGGGGCGGCTTCCTCCTGGCTCTTGTCCTCGTCGCCATCACGCCCTGGGCCGCTCGGGTCATGTCCGGAGGCGAGGTCGTTCTGCCGGCCGCGCTCGTGTGGGCCTTCGCCGCCTATGTCGCCGTCGAGGCCGGCAAGCAGCCGCTGGGCATGTACATGACCGATCCGCGCGGCCTGCAGTTCCAGGTCGTCCCGGTGCTCATCCTGGTGCCGATGAATCTCGCCATCTCCTGGGTCCTCATTGGGCCCTTCGACGCCGCCGGGCCTATCCTGGGCTCCGTGATCTCGGTGGTCCTGTGCCAGATCCTCCCGTATGCCTGGTGGGTGCGCCGGGACGTGGCCAGGCGCCGTCGAGAGCTGGCCCAGCAGTGA
- a CDS encoding CDP-alcohol phosphatidyltransferase family protein, whose product MSSPAGSPTIAENIRALSRAQKSKAGAPLYSRIINRPAGRVLAAIAHRLGATPDQVTVLSALCTYSGIALIALWRPTVVSAVATALLLMFGYALDAADGQLARLRNGGSKAGEWLDHVADVIKLSTIHGAIAISLFRFTELPSPVLLIPLAFGAVQNIHFFSYILTYQLRYHGGTPLAKDESRPGILKSVLSAPTDYGLMCFVLMTRFAPTVFLWVYGIMLLGYAGYVALALPKWYRDLRNDLQ is encoded by the coding sequence ATGAGCTCCCCCGCTGGTTCCCCCACCATCGCCGAGAACATCAGGGCCCTGTCCCGGGCTCAGAAGTCCAAGGCTGGTGCCCCCCTCTACTCCCGCATCATCAACCGCCCCGCGGGCCGGGTCCTGGCCGCGATCGCCCACCGGCTGGGCGCGACCCCGGACCAGGTGACGGTCCTGTCGGCACTGTGCACCTACAGCGGTATCGCCCTCATCGCCCTGTGGCGTCCCACAGTCGTGTCCGCCGTCGCCACCGCCCTGCTGCTCATGTTCGGATACGCGCTCGACGCCGCTGACGGGCAGCTGGCGAGATTACGCAACGGTGGTTCCAAAGCCGGTGAATGGCTTGATCACGTCGCCGACGTTATCAAGCTCTCGACAATTCACGGGGCCATTGCGATCTCGCTGTTCCGTTTTACAGAATTACCGTCCCCGGTCCTGCTTATTCCGCTGGCTTTCGGGGCGGTTCAGAATATTCACTTCTTCAGTTACATCCTGACGTATCAGCTGCGTTATCACGGTGGGACGCCTTTGGCTAAGGACGAGTCTCGCCCCGGCATTCTCAAGTCGGTCCTGTCGGCTCCCACGGACTACGGGCTCATGTGCTTCGTGCTCATGACCCGCTTCGCGCCCACGGTCTTCCTGTGGGTGTACGGCATCATGCTCCTGGGCTACGCGGGCTACGTGGCGCTGGCCCTGCCCAAGTGGTACCGAGACCTGCGTAACGACCTCCAGTAG